The proteins below are encoded in one region of Sideroxydans lithotrophicus ES-1:
- a CDS encoding MASE3 domain-containing protein has product MSSSNATLRHMIWFLSALTVLFVVVWQAPAFYVVEGLANYLPLHMFAETFSIVVSMMVFGVAWNVYSKERPGNIVILACALLAVGLIDFAHMLSFKGMPEFITPSSPEKAINLWLSARLIAALALLTTVLRPWRPLQDSYTRYWLLAGSLAIATTVIWWGLAYPQDWPHTFIAGQGLTSFKIGAEYTIIAALTVPAAMFYLRARQPQPYDAASLFAASVITILSELSFTLYSDVSDVFNLLGHLYKIVAYIFIYRAVFMGSVREPFQRLDTEFTENKRIAQELHAASLYTRSLIEASLDPLVTISAEGKVTDVNKATEVVTGRSRSELIGTDFSDYFTEPGRAREGYRQVFQQGFVTDYPLAIRRKDGHITDVLYNAGVYRNETGEVLGVFAAARDITERKRAELKLRESEQAFRMLAENSPDVIVRYDREGRRTYVNPEFERVNHLSAEQVYGKKPLELSTELKPRADEFTGKLMQAMESGTVTKVDMDWIGNDGKLICWFVRVVPEFDAGGDVVSALTIWSDISDRKRAEQELQEQDRHSQSLLRLSRNLERSQAYSEVVNAARSEVREILGYQNLWTYLLSDDRKYFTALVASGPESDTVMSEEGTARLTIEGDRMLEEIAEAKEIVIVADARTDERVNKEIVAQLGNRTIVNVPIALFDRHLGTVGMGTFGDEGVRIPSVSEQKYLMALASHMAAAIDRIHLLAERKKAEKELRELNNDFVTLLENTGDFIYFKDKDGRFRFCSQTLASVTGHRNWRDMIGKHDLEVFPADTARIYYEEELPIFQEGKPLLNKTNPYYDDKGRQGWVNTNKWPVFSDDKKSVIGIFGISRDVTELKQAEDRIMALNRDLERRVAERTAQLEVANKELEAFSYSVSHDLRTPLRAIDGFSHILQEDYAGKLDDEGKRLLKVVRDNANRMGLLIDDILKFSRAGRIEISFSEIDMEKLAHEVFDELRLAIAGGGLEMDIGHIPSARGDRAMMHQVFVNLLSNAIKFSRNREPARIEVGATTGSDETIYHVKDNGAGFDMQYVDKLFGVFQRLHSMEEFEGTGIGLAIVKRIITRHGGRVWAEGKINEGATIYFALPAKIAERG; this is encoded by the coding sequence ATGTCATCCAGTAATGCCACATTGCGGCACATGATCTGGTTCTTGTCGGCTCTGACTGTGTTGTTCGTCGTTGTCTGGCAAGCGCCCGCGTTTTACGTCGTGGAAGGACTGGCCAACTATCTGCCGCTGCACATGTTTGCCGAAACTTTCTCCATCGTCGTATCCATGATGGTATTCGGCGTCGCCTGGAACGTCTACAGCAAGGAGCGTCCGGGCAATATCGTGATCCTTGCCTGTGCGCTGCTGGCAGTTGGGTTGATCGATTTCGCCCACATGTTGTCGTTCAAGGGCATGCCCGAGTTCATCACTCCCAGCAGCCCGGAAAAAGCCATCAATTTATGGTTGTCAGCCCGCTTGATTGCAGCGTTGGCTCTGCTCACTACGGTGCTGCGGCCATGGCGACCTTTGCAGGATTCGTACACTCGCTACTGGTTGCTTGCAGGCAGTCTCGCTATCGCGACAACGGTGATATGGTGGGGGCTGGCATATCCGCAAGACTGGCCGCACACCTTCATTGCCGGACAGGGGCTGACGTCGTTCAAGATAGGCGCTGAATACACGATCATTGCCGCACTGACGGTCCCCGCTGCAATGTTCTACCTGCGGGCAAGGCAACCGCAACCCTATGATGCAGCCAGTCTGTTCGCCGCATCTGTCATCACCATCCTGAGCGAACTGAGCTTCACGCTGTATTCTGATGTTTCCGACGTCTTCAATCTGCTCGGGCATCTGTACAAGATCGTGGCTTATATCTTCATTTACCGCGCGGTGTTCATGGGCAGTGTGCGTGAGCCGTTCCAGCGACTGGATACCGAATTCACCGAAAACAAACGGATCGCACAGGAGTTGCATGCAGCATCGCTCTATACCCGCAGCCTGATCGAAGCGAGCCTGGACCCGCTGGTGACCATCAGTGCAGAAGGCAAGGTCACGGATGTCAACAAGGCGACGGAAGTAGTAACCGGCAGAAGTCGTTCCGAATTGATAGGAACGGATTTTTCCGACTACTTCACCGAACCGGGCAGGGCGCGCGAAGGATATCGGCAAGTGTTTCAGCAAGGCTTCGTCACCGATTATCCTTTGGCCATCCGGCGCAAGGATGGGCATATTACAGACGTGCTGTACAACGCCGGCGTTTATCGCAATGAAACAGGTGAGGTGCTGGGAGTGTTTGCCGCAGCGCGTGACATCACCGAACGCAAACGGGCCGAACTCAAGCTGCGCGAAAGCGAACAGGCATTTCGCATGCTGGCAGAGAATTCACCCGATGTCATCGTGCGTTATGACAGGGAAGGTCGACGTACCTATGTCAATCCGGAGTTCGAACGGGTAAATCATCTGTCAGCCGAGCAGGTTTACGGCAAGAAGCCGCTCGAACTTTCAACAGAACTTAAACCTAGAGCGGATGAATTCACCGGCAAGCTCATGCAGGCGATGGAGTCCGGAACCGTTACCAAAGTGGATATGGACTGGATCGGCAATGACGGCAAGCTGATCTGCTGGTTTGTGCGCGTCGTGCCAGAGTTCGATGCGGGGGGGGATGTGGTCAGCGCCCTGACAATCTGGAGCGACATTTCGGATCGCAAGCGGGCGGAACAGGAATTGCAGGAACAGGATCGGCATTCCCAATCTTTGCTTCGTCTTTCCAGGAATTTGGAAAGGTCACAGGCTTATTCGGAGGTGGTGAATGCCGCGCGGAGCGAAGTCAGGGAAATCCTTGGTTATCAGAACTTGTGGACATATCTCCTGAGCGATGACAGAAAGTACTTCACCGCGCTGGTCGCCAGCGGTCCCGAATCGGACACGGTCATGTCAGAGGAAGGAACAGCCAGGCTCACCATCGAAGGTGATCGCATGCTGGAGGAGATCGCAGAAGCCAAAGAGATCGTGATCGTCGCGGATGCAAGGACCGACGAGCGGGTGAACAAGGAGATCGTGGCGCAATTGGGGAACAGAACGATCGTGAATGTACCGATCGCCCTGTTCGACCGGCACTTGGGCACGGTAGGCATGGGCACCTTCGGTGACGAGGGAGTACGCATCCCTTCAGTGTCCGAGCAGAAATACCTGATGGCACTGGCGAGTCATATGGCGGCAGCGATCGATCGTATCCACTTGCTGGCAGAGCGCAAGAAGGCCGAAAAGGAACTGCGCGAACTCAACAACGATTTCGTCACTCTGCTGGAAAATACGGGCGACTTCATCTACTTCAAGGACAAGGACGGTCGATTCCGTTTTTGCAGCCAGACGCTGGCGAGCGTCACCGGCCACCGCAACTGGCGCGACATGATCGGCAAGCACGATCTGGAGGTTTTTCCTGCGGATACGGCGCGCATCTATTACGAGGAGGAATTGCCAATCTTTCAGGAGGGCAAGCCTTTACTGAACAAGACGAACCCTTATTACGATGATAAAGGCAGGCAAGGCTGGGTGAATACCAACAAATGGCCGGTATTCAGCGATGACAAAAAAAGCGTCATCGGAATATTCGGGATCAGCCGCGATGTCACTGAACTCAAGCAGGCTGAAGACAGGATCATGGCGCTCAATCGCGATCTGGAACGACGAGTGGCTGAGCGTACGGCGCAACTTGAAGTTGCCAATAAGGAGCTGGAGGCATTTTCGTATTCAGTCTCGCACGACTTGCGTACGCCGTTGCGTGCCATTGATGGCTTCTCGCATATCTTGCAGGAAGACTATGCAGGCAAGCTGGACGATGAAGGCAAACGGCTGCTGAAAGTGGTGCGGGACAACGCAAACAGGATGGGACTGCTCATCGACGATATCCTGAAATTCTCGCGTGCAGGCCGAATCGAGATCAGCTTTTCCGAGATCGACATGGAGAAGCTGGCTCATGAGGTTTTCGACGAGCTGCGGCTCGCAATCGCCGGAGGAGGCCTGGAAATGGACATTGGACACATTCCATCTGCCAGGGGGGATCGTGCCATGATGCATCAGGTGTTCGTCAACCTGCTTTCCAATGCCATCAAGTTCAGCCGCAATCGGGAGCCCGCCCGAATCGAAGTTGGGGCCACGACGGGCTCGGATGAGACCATTTACCATGTGAAGGACAACGGCGCCGGTTTCGATATGCAATATGTAGACAAGCTTTTTGGCGTATTTCAGCGTCTGCACAGCATGGAAGAATTCGAGGGTACCGGTATCGGGCTCGCCATCGTAAAACGCATCATCACCCGGCATGGTGGCAGGGTGTGGGCGGAGGGCAAGATCAACGAAGGTGCGACGATCTATTTTGCATTGCCGGCCAAGATTGCTGAACGAGGCTGA